CAGCGAGCGGGGTGGCATCAAGCCAGCGACCCGGTTTAACTTCCACCTGCAAACCTTTTTGCTCGTCCTGCAATAAGAAGCTGAGTAAGCCGGAATCTTTATGTGCGCCAACGCCTTGCGTACTCTGCGTGGTTTGCTGGCCGGGATAGCGGATCAGCTTGATATGCTCGTTAGGTTTTTCGCCATACAGCGCATCAAAGGCATCGGCGGACAGATGCAGCGCTTCGGCAAAGGCGCGCAGCAGTGTCAGAGCCATTGATGTCATCGCGCGTTGCCAGGCGAGCAGGACAGGTTTTAGCGTTGGCAGGGCGTCCGGCCACAGGTTTGGCCCCTGTAAGCGCCGCCAGCGGGGATCGCTGTCGCTCAGCAGTAACGTCGGGCGCTCAGCGCCGATATCAAACTGTTCGCGCCAGTCGGGTTGCCCACGGGTGATTTCCGAGGCCGCGCGGTTGTAACCGCGAAAATGCGGCGAGTGGATCATCGCCACTTGCTGTTTTTGCGTATCAGACAAGGCAAAAAAACGGCGGGCTTCATGCTGAACCGCAGATTGCAGTGCGTCATCGACGCCGTGATTCACCAGGTAAAAAAAGCCAATGTCGCGTGCGGCAT
The nucleotide sequence above comes from Kosakonia sp. H02. Encoded proteins:
- a CDS encoding isopenicillin N synthase family oxygenase, whose translation is MNATTLPILDLARYTNNAERAAFLADLRHAARDIGFFYLVNHGVDDALQSAVQHEARRFFALSDTQKQQVAMIHSPHFRGYNRAASEITRGQPDWREQFDIGAERPTLLLSDSDPRWRRLQGPNLWPDALPTLKPVLLAWQRAMTSMALTLLRAFAEALHLSADAFDALYGEKPNEHIKLIRYPGQQTTQSTQGVGAHKDSGLLSFLLQDEQKGLQVEVKPGRWLDATPLAGSFVVNIGELLELATNGYLRATVHRVVSPPAGQQRLSIAFFLGAQLDAVVPVYTLPAELAQDAHGPESDPQNPLLRDVGWNYLKGRLRSHPDVAERYYRDVLRNYTEQLIV